The genomic interval AAAAATAAGACCAAAGCCGTCATTGTCcaaccaaatatatatttaaagttcACAAATGCAGAAACGATGTCGTAGGACCCACTTCATATATAAGTTGTGCTACACGTACGCACATAATTTCAAtacaatattatatgtatagAATGACAATCcgattttatcattattttttttttaaatttgattttcaaattttaagattttcacaattttttgacATATCCAAAAATGCTAGTTACAACCGAGGGGAGGAACCGCGGCGTAACCGCGTCCCATGTGGACATAAATTGAAAACGGTGCGTTTTCATTCCCCACAAACCAGAAAACAAGCCAAATTCTCCTTCCCCCCAAATCATGCTTCGTCTTCTTCATAGAATAGTCTTCCCCAACTCACAGAGCCCTTCATCTTTTTACCTTCAAGGAATACCATCAATCATTTaccttttgtttattttatactCTGCTATGGAAAAAGCCCAGGGAGAGATTGAATGCTACCTCTTCAAAATTCCCCTCCCTCTTCAAATTTCAGAAGCCAAagaaaaccaaaaggaaaaaaaaaaaaaaaaatgcttcctCAAATGCCTCCTTAAATTTTGTTGGGTTGTTAACTGTCTTTGCCATGAGTGCTTCATCTTCATAAACATCAAACcagtacttatcaaaaataaaaaataaaacttgaaccaatccttttttttcctttaattttcttaatatttctGCTATACCGTATACTCTCCCCATGCACTTAGGGCCTCATCTTCTTTTTTGATATAGGCGCAAATGGTATTCCAGGATTTATATATAGTGAtgaagaaagagaggaagataaatgattttgttggCTGGAGAAATGGTTTTGCCTGGAGAAATGGTCCTCTGATCCCTTGCCTGGGAAAATGATTTCCAATGAAGAAATGTAAGGAGGTggtttgagagagggatgagattGTTTTGGGTGATGTGGGTCTGAGACGGCATTCCTACTGCAAAAggtagaagggaaaaaaaaaaaaaaaagtcagctGGGTAGTCGAGAAGTGGTAAGGAGTGGCTCTGCCTTTCTTTCCTCTCAAACCGTCGACTGTAACAAGGAATACCATTTGTCTTCTGGCTTCCATTGTCTTCCCATCTTCGAGGAAAACCAGCAATATAAACAAGCAGCAAAACTAGAACTAAAAAAATaccataatttttcttcttacttTCCTtagtttgtgtttttatttttatttttttactgacATCACTTTATTCCACATCAGCAGATTACCCGGCGGTTTCGCACCGCCGGTTGTACGTAGCAAAACTCAGACTCTTATAGGTAGATCATAGCACCCCATTACATGGTTTATTCATAGGACCGTCTACTGTATATTATTATCGAGAGTACGGGCTGCCATACTCTTAGTTCTTTCACTACTTCTTGGGATTAAGGTTTGCTTTGATTGTGTCAACCACCTTGCCATCCACCTGGAAGGCTATCTCCAGCACATCGTCCGGCACCGATGGTGACGCAGCGAAAAGTGATGTGGCAATGACTTGGGTGCCCGGCAGTTGGCCATTGAAGACCACGATCACAGAAGCAAGCTTGTCGCCTTTGTTCTTTTGAAAATGGATGAGTCCCCTGGGGAACACAAAGATCTCACCTTCCTTGATGGTCTTGGAGATGAGCTTGTTTGCTGTGGTGATGAAGCCTACTTCCAGCTCGCCTTCCAGAGTGAATATGGTCTCGGTGGCGCGCGGGTGAGTGTGAGGAGGGTTGAGTCCGCCGGGTGCATAGTCAACGCGCGCCAGCGACACGCCGAGCGTGTTAAGGCCTGGAACCTGTCGGAAATATGCCATAAAAGCAAATTGTAATTTCCACATTTtgcattaaataaaattgtttaaatgAACAGAACCTGCATCACATCGGCTGTAGTTACGACTGAACCAAACGAGTTGTTGATGAGCGCTGGCTTAGCCAGGCCATTGAAGGTGAAATCTGCTGCCGTGACATCTGCATCGTCCTTGCATACAAACCCGTTCACCTTTATCTCTGTTGCACGAATGACAAGGAAAATAAGAGAGCATTTGATCAAAAGAATCATCCCGACAATATGTACAGTTGGTCTGGGAACTTAAAATGAATCACATACTTGACTTTAGATCGGCAACGCAGATATCCTGAAGGGGGTCAGGATCGTATGCCATAGAGCTGGAGATTGCAGCAAAGATGAACAGACATGCAAGAAAGTTTGCCACCATGATTGGAAATGACTTGAAGGGGAATGATGTATTAGTTAAACTAAGAAACTGAGTAGAATGCTTGGTTCGGATATGGAGAAAGAAACAGCCTGATGCTCTATTTATATACACATGTAACACTGGTGCATGGTCATAAATTTAGAGAGTCTGATGTGATGCCCAAGCAAAGAACAGGGTTTCAACTTAAATCCCAAGCAATTTCCCAATGAAGACCTATTTTCTCCTTGTTTGAATGGGTGAAAGAGGTTGGTGAAGAAGAAAGTCAGTAGATACTAACGTTTTTGGGGTTCCCTTTCCTGATACGGCCTGTAGATGTGTGTTTGTTAAACTAATACACAAAACAAAGCAATGGGGCTTGGACAAGCTGCATGCCTGCCTGGCTAAATAGCGTTCATTTCTTGCTATTCAAGATAGAACTTTAAACCAAACACATAATTTCCAATTCAATGAGATGTGGTTACAGATTGATGATAGGGTGACAAACACAGATAGCAAATTTATCCGTACAggtaaaaaaagagagatgatGCATGCAGAAAAATCCTGCACAAATTGTCGAAGATGGTTGTATACACTGGAGAAAAAGCTGAGCACTGACGTGCACTATACCGCGGGACGGATAAAGCAGTCTTAGGCATTACATTCATCCATTTGGTACCCTGCGGGGTAAGTAAGTTCGGATAGCGACATAACTAGTCTACTCTTTATTGCGATAGGGGTCAGGGTAAGTTGTTCGACAGCTGGGgctcggggggggggggggggggggggggaggaccCACTCTCCATCATGGGAGGGATAGAATGGCCTTCGGCCTAGTTCTCCCCTTTGGTCTTGCGGGAGGTATGCTGTTCGGGCAATTTGAGATTGGACCCGCTCTCACCCGTTGATATTGTAGGGAGggtaagtgttgggtcaggcTAGTGCTGAGCTCACTCTTCGTTGGGGGAGGTGggggtaagttgttcgggcCGCCAGAGGGCAGGACCTGCTTTCCATCGTGGGAGGGGTAGAGCGGCCTTTGGCCTTGCTCCCCTTGATCCCGTGGGAGGTACGCTGTTCTGGTAGTTTGAGATTGGACTTGCTCACGCCTGTTGACGTTtgcaaggaaggtaagtctttttCTTCGGGCCGCCATGGATTCGCCCACACTCCGCCATGGGAAGGGTGAAGCAGTCTTTGGCATTCTCATCCTTTTGATACCCCGCAGGGGAGGtaacttttttagtttttcagaTAGCGATGTGGCTAGTCCGCTCTTCGCTGTGATGAGGATCAGAGTAAGTTGTTCGGGCTGCCCGGGAGGGGTAGAGCGACCTTTGACCTAGCTCTCCCCTTGATCTCGCGGGAGGAACACTGTTCAGGTAGTTTGAAATTGAACCCGCTCCCACCTGTTGACTTCACAGGGAAGGTAGACATTGATTtgacaataattttattgttgcaAATTACGGTAATTGGAGATCGTTTTGTTGGTGTTTTGTCGATAACGCAAAAGTTTGAAGTATGCGTGGTGCATTGTCTTGAAAAATCATGtctttcattaataaaaaagaatttacaatatttaaatagtagATTACAAAATACGGGAGATGGAGCCTTCAGCCAGGGAGTTTGCACCTGTCCTGCCTTTGCCTTTAGGACCATGCACCCTCCCGCTCCCCCTCGAGTTTGACAGGGCGAGTCATAGACTAAGGCTCCTTAAGCAGTGCATGCCCTAACCCACCGACTGCACCATTATGAACGTCGTGTTTTGTACGCCTTTGAGCCAGGCACTATAAGAAAAtgggttttttgagacaaatcattttgtctcaaaaaacacaatttttatcccaaaatatttttggagacgaaaaatttcatctttattttgtCTCGAAAAACCtgtctcaaaaggtttttaGAGATTTGTCTCAAAGAATaatttttagggatgaaattgaGTGGAACCAGCTGAAACTATTCaaatgagctttttttttttagacgaaccaattttatctcaaaaaccAGTTCGAATAGAATCATTTCAGTTCGAACCGACATGAACCTTTcgaattataagaaattttgattcgAACTAATAaccatatttgatcatgttaGAATGGCCAGAGTGTTCAAAcagattttatttgtttgaactaataaatttttcaaatgacttgtgttcgaacataaattctGTCCGTTCAAacatacattttattttcagaaattctATCCGTTCGAATAGagttttgcatattaatatttttcgaacaaatattttcttgttcgAATGGCTGTGCGGACTGTATTTCTTGGTTGTCGTTTGAATGGGTtagtttttgttcgaatggatttgtaaatgataatttatcgttcgaatgatattaatcatatagaacagaataattaaaaataccataataatattacacaaattgtaaCTTAAACATCacaattgtttaaatattttggaacatcataatagaaaggcaattaaagaaaaaataaattttaagattgtggtggcggcatagagttttgggacatcattgactgccactgttcaaacattttttggttattcaactcCAGTCTCTTCTGCATGTTCACTTCTAATCTTGCCTTAAAATCCGATGCTTGATCTAATAGGGTTAGCAAATCTTTTTCCTTGAACCtcaatcattttatctcaagtGTTGTTTTctccaattccttagtcttgtcgtcattcgatctgactcgagaagaggatgatgatggcTTCATGCAACGTCctaagcccctcaaatatccagaatgtgatccaaaaacttgagaaaggatctaagcatcgttgacagatgattcaTCAAATAGATTCGcaacagtttccttaagagatatctCTTATcctacaaaaatgaaaacattaaagatagtataagtaacaaaaacattattagacaatggaattaaagaaacttaaacttacataatttgcctctaTTTCAGGATTggtccaaacaccatcacgataTTTATAtgctttagcatacaattggatTAGATCATAGTCaacaagattttcttttttcttcaagaggaaaatctatattagaacttaaatcagaaaaatgtattatatgttaatatttaatggGGGCTAGAataacttactttttttttagacaaatgatgaaaagatcgagaactcagatgatggtgtatcgttaaatttgatctatttgctttgttcacagtactccgttgctaaaaaaaaaattatgtctatatgtttaatacatctatcatatactattaaaaaaagatagcagcaAAATTATCTGATAAGCAggattttcaaacatattacaaACCTTCTCCCACTTGTTTGGTAACACTGTTTGGAATGAATTTTGGCGCGCCTctgttgtagtactgaacttctgaTAGTATGCATGacatcgacctttgtaccttCGAAATGTATTCGATATCAGCTCCTCAACCGTTAGTCGATCCTCTCGTCGATCAAAATTAAGATCAAACTcatcctttcaaaaattataaataattagtatagatacaaagtaattttaaatttacatgttatacttaatttcttGGGATGTAGTTTATTACCAGGTAACGATTTTTTATGTGGTCCTTCACATCTTGGACAACTTTAGTCTAAGAGGGTGTAGCCATCGGTGTATACTTGCAAGTAAgcgtaccaacataagaagcaaacCAAGCTGCCGAATCTCCGAagccaccggtgtgatcatcaAGAATATCAACTTTAGTTACCCACTTTCATTACTTGCTCTATGCAAACACTCCTCGTAGTGCCTCGACCTCGGCGCTGGCTTACAATAggtatatatacagtaattaaagcatatattttaattaagttattttattttatagatatatattacttaaatcgaGCATTAAATGTggtaattaatttgataaaatactttgTTATGGGTCTGGTGATGTTGGCCCACTATTAATGGCAGGTGAACCACACGGAGAGTCGATAATGGATGAAGATGGTGCACGTGTTACTTTGTGTTTATGAagcatatctatttgaaattgcaataaattattatttgaacaAACATTacgaatatttataaaaatgatacttacacaaatatctatttgaaattcattcactatcagtTTTGCTAGACCAGTagccctcatcctcactagacatttcaattgattcatcttcttctgacatttcaccctcaattatttcaggttgaacatcttctctacg from Juglans microcarpa x Juglans regia isolate MS1-56 chromosome 4S, Jm3101_v1.0, whole genome shotgun sequence carries:
- the LOC121263315 gene encoding germin-like protein subfamily 2 member 4, with translation MVANFLACLFIFAAISSSMAYDPDPLQDICVADLKSKIKVNGFVCKDDADVTAADFTFNGLAKPALINNSFGSVVTTADVMQVPGLNTLGVSLARVDYAPGGLNPPHTHPRATETIFTLEGELEVGFITTANKLISKTIKEGEIFVFPRGLIHFQKNKGDKLASVIVVFNGQLPGTQVIATSLFAASPSVPDDVLEIAFQVDGKVVDTIKANLNPKK